The Streptomyces sp. Je 1-332 genome has a window encoding:
- a CDS encoding HAD family phosphatase: MNDESLGHLRLAAVNIDGVLLNDTFSPVIHQFITGHGGRYSADLERRIFSQPQQVAGERLAEAVTTPMTGDQALRSYFAERSAYVRSSPVHLLDGAVELLERLRRLGLHTICYGGLDRSHFDQFLEGHQHLFDGPEYVCTNDFRPGIREISTEVFGLRLDQVLFIDDVARVAETARALDVAFIGHPSTFEHSYQRQLMHEAGVRHLVASLHAIDEPLLRSVDAEAAAGTIWREQTQSQAGVRRAADRAVLSARPHQAPTQHPSSTGTKTGPPAVAGDPI, encoded by the coding sequence ATGAACGACGAGAGCCTCGGACACCTCCGGCTCGCCGCGGTGAACATCGACGGCGTGCTGCTCAACGACACCTTCAGCCCTGTCATCCACCAGTTCATCACGGGCCACGGCGGCCGCTACAGCGCCGACTTGGAACGGCGCATCTTCTCGCAGCCGCAGCAGGTCGCCGGCGAGCGGCTGGCCGAGGCCGTCACCACCCCGATGACCGGGGACCAGGCACTGCGCTCTTACTTCGCGGAGCGGTCAGCGTACGTACGATCCAGTCCGGTGCACCTCCTCGACGGAGCCGTCGAACTGCTGGAGCGCCTGCGCCGCCTCGGACTGCACACCATCTGCTACGGAGGGCTGGACAGGTCGCACTTCGACCAGTTCCTCGAAGGGCACCAACACCTCTTCGACGGACCGGAGTACGTCTGCACCAACGACTTCCGTCCGGGCATACGAGAGATCTCGACCGAGGTCTTCGGTCTCCGCCTCGACCAGGTCCTGTTCATCGACGACGTCGCTCGCGTCGCGGAAACGGCCCGCGCCCTCGATGTCGCCTTCATCGGGCATCCCAGCACGTTCGAGCACAGCTACCAACGCCAGTTGATGCACGAGGCCGGGGTACGCCATCTTGTCGCCTCACTACACGCCATCGACGAGCCATTGCTGCGCTCCGTCGACGCCGAAGCAGCAGCCGGGACCATATGGCGGGAACAGACCCAAAGTCAGGCAGGGGTCCGCCGCGCGGCGGATCGGGCTGTACTCAGCGCCCGACCTCATCAAGCACCCACCCAGCACCCATCCAGCACGGGAACGAAAACGGGGCCACCCGCAGTAGCGGGCGACCCCATCTGA
- a CDS encoding nucleotidyl transferase AbiEii/AbiGii toxin family protein — MTGRYRDAADLRRALEARLKQEAAETGADLARRRRLVVFDRLAARLAEDRVGGWVLKGGAVMEFRFTGRARTTKDLDLAVRPEPVGGGLDGDAVRELLIEALDRDLDADGFRFRVATPVALKADVAGRGGWRFSVEAHLAGKVFAGVRVDVVDRGEEISRTELLPLPNTLEFAGAPARAIEAVDRRQHFAEKLHALTRDYGDRPNTRVKDLVDLVLLIESGLSGDMDLLKTVRHVFAVRATHEVPLVLHDPPPRWRVDYPEIAEELATGIPPTLDAAITLVRELWARTLAEDAGAGDGDIAFPGQNEQKDQLN, encoded by the coding sequence GTGACCGGGCGATACCGGGATGCGGCGGACCTGAGAAGGGCGCTGGAGGCGCGACTCAAGCAGGAGGCCGCCGAGACCGGTGCGGACCTGGCTCGACGTCGGCGGCTGGTCGTCTTCGACCGTCTCGCGGCACGGCTGGCCGAGGACCGCGTCGGCGGCTGGGTGCTGAAGGGTGGTGCCGTCATGGAGTTCCGCTTCACCGGGCGCGCGCGCACCACCAAGGACCTCGACCTGGCGGTACGGCCCGAGCCGGTCGGCGGAGGTCTTGACGGGGATGCGGTCCGCGAGCTGCTCATCGAGGCCCTGGACCGCGACCTCGACGCCGACGGATTCCGGTTCCGTGTCGCCACGCCGGTCGCTCTGAAGGCGGACGTCGCCGGGCGGGGTGGGTGGCGCTTTTCCGTCGAGGCGCACCTGGCGGGGAAGGTCTTCGCCGGTGTCAGGGTGGACGTGGTCGACCGTGGCGAGGAGATCTCACGCACCGAGCTCCTACCCCTGCCCAACACACTGGAGTTCGCCGGGGCGCCGGCGCGTGCGATCGAGGCGGTCGATCGGCGTCAGCACTTCGCAGAGAAACTCCACGCGCTCACCCGCGACTACGGCGACCGGCCCAATACCCGGGTCAAGGATCTGGTGGACCTCGTGCTCCTGATCGAGAGCGGGCTCTCCGGCGACATGGACCTGTTGAAGACCGTGCGACACGTGTTCGCGGTACGGGCCACGCACGAGGTTCCCCTCGTCCTTCATGACCCGCCGCCGCGGTGGCGGGTCGACTATCCGGAGATCGCCGAGGAGTTGGCGACCGGCATTCCACCGACCCTCGACGCCGCGATTACCTTGGTCCGCGAGCTGTGGGCCCGGACGCTTGCCGAGGACGCGGGGGCGGGCGACGGAGATATCGCATTTCCGGGACAGAACGAGCAGAAGGACCAACTGAACTGA
- a CDS encoding UPF0758 domain-containing protein, producing MRMKEVPAQDRPRERLLDRGAEALSDRELLALLLGAGLAGQDAVELAGRLIARHGGLCALSRVPAHELAVGLPGVGPAKAARVVAAFQLGRRAAVQQAPGLRRISGSADLAAVASPLLRGLRHERAVLVTCDGAGAVLRTSVLTDGASDRTLVPVRDTLARVLALGGAAFGVAHNHPTGRLTPSEADRLTTSRLTAGAEAVGLRFLDHVVVTDEGWRRVPPD from the coding sequence ATGCGCATGAAGGAGGTCCCGGCGCAGGATCGGCCACGAGAACGGCTGCTCGACCGAGGTGCGGAGGCGCTGTCCGACCGGGAGCTCCTCGCACTGCTGCTGGGGGCGGGCCTGGCCGGCCAGGACGCCGTGGAACTGGCGGGTCGGTTGATCGCCCGGCACGGCGGGCTGTGTGCGCTCTCGCGCGTCCCTGCTCATGAGCTCGCAGTCGGCCTGCCGGGTGTAGGCCCGGCGAAGGCGGCGCGGGTCGTGGCGGCGTTTCAGTTAGGACGGCGGGCGGCGGTGCAGCAGGCTCCCGGCCTGCGGCGAATTTCCGGCTCCGCCGACCTGGCAGCCGTCGCGAGCCCTCTCCTCCGTGGCTTGCGCCATGAACGCGCGGTTCTGGTGACCTGCGACGGGGCGGGCGCGGTCCTCCGTACCTCAGTCCTCACCGACGGCGCGTCCGACCGCACTCTCGTCCCGGTCCGCGACACCCTCGCCCGAGTTCTCGCCCTCGGCGGTGCCGCGTTCGGCGTCGCCCACAACCACCCCACCGGCCGCCTGACGCCGAGCGAGGCCGACCGCCTCACGACATCCCGCCTTACGGCGGGGGCGGAAGCGGTCGGCCTACGATTCCTCGACCACGTGGTGGTGACGGACGAGGGGTGGCGGAGGGTCCCGCCCGACTGA
- the hsdR gene encoding EcoAI/FtnUII family type I restriction enzme subunit R: MTFGSNQLTEDETCKRFVLPALAASGWATRQIRSQYGINNGQLVPTKRRHRKGRPLVADYVLEYVADVPIAVVEAKRYRLSAENGVEQARRYARKLGLRFAYATNGRDIVEIDFSNPKQPVIRDIQEFPSPQELWGRFLQDQGVSDTPLGERLLSTAYDYTLRNSDSTSQRPRYYQRVAVTRALAALARDERRILLVLATGTGKTMLALQLVARLMNAPEVFGGRKPRVLYLADRNMLVDDPKDRYFQEVFGKDDVYKITGGEAKRGRKVYFALYQTLEQGAPGEELYREYPEDYFDIVIVDECHRGSAASDGRWRRILQYFSPAVQIGLTATPVADDRRKTDTYEYFGNPVFTYSLKDGIEDGFLSPYRLRRVRLNVDVEGYRPQPGEKDIYDREIPDNLYGPKDYERVMVILERTELAARYLLDHLRATAEERRLGKTLVFCENNDHAARMRTALFNAAPEEVAALPDFVRRIVGDDGSHGGEALEEFRKADSNEPVIAVTSKLLSTGVDMPPVRNVVLFRRMASMSEFKQVIGRGTRLCPEIGKESFDIIDFVEASRLFDDPAFDGPPLKVVRDWTDDQGGVVDSEDLTPATESGQDTDAESAAEPQAEYTRQDGGVFDADGDSVAGAQDGDITDAEEIDRILSRSRNRYTVKDVDVYKVGELRYILKDDGKRLQLVTVQQWVHDRVLELDLDPAQLRTQWAQAKSRAVLMAALKSAQIDVERLPEELGMREVDPVDLLVSVAWDGLAVVSRDERLTWFRREHAEFLDSFGDRAREVLEAMLLKFEESGSPQLKVETLRVPPFTEMGRVAELTSRFGEPGKAHQAIDDLATRLLTAV; encoded by the coding sequence ATGACCTTCGGTTCGAATCAGTTGACCGAGGACGAAACGTGCAAGCGGTTCGTCCTTCCGGCACTCGCGGCCTCCGGGTGGGCCACTCGGCAGATCAGGTCCCAGTACGGGATCAACAACGGGCAACTCGTGCCGACCAAGAGGCGTCACCGCAAGGGAAGGCCGCTGGTCGCCGACTACGTCCTGGAGTACGTCGCGGACGTTCCGATCGCCGTGGTGGAGGCCAAGCGATACCGTCTCAGCGCAGAGAACGGGGTCGAGCAGGCACGACGGTACGCGCGCAAGTTGGGGCTGAGATTCGCCTACGCCACCAACGGCCGTGACATCGTGGAGATCGACTTCAGCAACCCGAAGCAGCCGGTGATCCGGGACATCCAGGAGTTCCCCTCCCCACAGGAGCTTTGGGGGCGGTTCCTTCAGGACCAGGGTGTGAGTGACACACCTCTCGGCGAGCGACTCCTCTCGACCGCGTACGACTACACGCTGCGCAACTCCGACAGCACATCCCAGCGGCCGCGCTACTACCAGCGGGTGGCCGTGACAAGGGCCTTGGCCGCTCTGGCCCGCGACGAGCGTCGCATCTTGCTCGTCCTGGCAACGGGCACAGGCAAGACCATGCTCGCGCTCCAGTTGGTGGCGCGACTGATGAACGCGCCCGAGGTATTCGGCGGCCGGAAGCCACGTGTGCTGTACCTCGCGGACCGCAACATGCTCGTCGACGACCCTAAGGACCGTTACTTCCAGGAGGTGTTCGGAAAGGACGACGTCTACAAGATCACAGGGGGTGAGGCCAAGCGCGGACGGAAGGTCTACTTCGCCCTCTACCAGACCCTGGAGCAGGGTGCGCCGGGAGAAGAGCTCTACCGGGAGTACCCGGAGGACTACTTCGACATCGTCATTGTGGACGAGTGCCACAGGGGGAGCGCCGCCAGTGACGGCCGCTGGCGGAGGATCCTCCAGTACTTCTCGCCGGCTGTACAGATCGGTCTCACGGCCACGCCGGTCGCCGATGACAGGCGGAAGACGGACACGTACGAGTACTTCGGCAACCCCGTCTTCACGTACTCACTCAAGGACGGTATCGAGGACGGATTCCTCTCGCCGTACCGACTGCGCAGGGTCCGGCTGAACGTGGACGTGGAGGGCTACCGGCCGCAGCCGGGTGAGAAGGACATCTACGACCGGGAGATCCCCGACAATCTCTACGGCCCCAAGGACTACGAACGGGTCATGGTGATCCTTGAGCGGACCGAGTTGGCGGCTCGATACCTCCTTGACCATCTGCGCGCCACGGCCGAGGAGAGGCGGCTCGGCAAGACCCTCGTCTTCTGCGAGAACAACGACCACGCGGCCCGTATGCGGACCGCGTTGTTCAACGCCGCCCCCGAGGAGGTCGCCGCGCTCCCGGACTTCGTGCGGCGCATCGTCGGAGACGACGGTTCGCACGGTGGCGAAGCACTGGAGGAGTTCCGCAAGGCGGACAGCAACGAGCCGGTCATCGCGGTGACGTCGAAGCTGCTGTCGACGGGGGTGGACATGCCACCCGTGCGGAACGTGGTGCTGTTCCGACGGATGGCCTCCATGTCGGAGTTCAAGCAGGTCATCGGCAGGGGCACTCGACTCTGCCCGGAGATCGGCAAGGAGTCGTTCGACATCATCGACTTCGTCGAGGCGTCGCGGCTCTTCGACGACCCGGCCTTCGACGGACCGCCGCTCAAGGTGGTCCGGGACTGGACCGACGATCAGGGTGGAGTGGTGGACTCGGAGGATCTGACCCCTGCGACTGAGTCCGGGCAGGATACGGACGCCGAGTCCGCCGCTGAGCCACAGGCGGAGTACACCCGGCAAGACGGTGGCGTCTTCGACGCTGACGGCGACTCCGTGGCCGGAGCACAGGACGGCGACATCACCGACGCCGAGGAGATCGACAGGATTCTTTCCCGCTCCAGGAACCGGTACACAGTCAAAGATGTCGACGTGTACAAGGTGGGTGAGCTGCGGTACATCCTGAAGGACGACGGAAAGCGACTCCAACTGGTGACCGTGCAGCAGTGGGTGCACGACCGGGTGCTGGAACTCGACCTTGACCCGGCCCAGTTGCGTACTCAGTGGGCGCAAGCGAAGAGCCGCGCCGTTCTGATGGCGGCACTGAAGTCGGCACAGATCGACGTCGAGCGTCTGCCCGAGGAGTTGGGCATGCGCGAGGTGGACCCCGTGGACCTGCTGGTGTCCGTAGCCTGGGATGGGCTCGCCGTCGTGAGCCGGGACGAACGACTGACGTGGTTCCGCCGGGAGCATGCGGAGTTCCTGGACTCCTTCGGGGACCGAGCCAGGGAGGTGCTCGAAGCAATGCTCCTCAAGTTCGAGGAGTCCGGGTCGCCGCAGCTGAAGGTGGAGACGCTCAGGGTGCCGCCCTTCACCGAGATGGGACGGGTGGCCGAGCTGACCAGCCGGTTCGGAGAGCCCGGGAAGGCACATCAGGCCATCGACGATCTCGCGACCCGTCTGCTCACTGCGGTCTGA
- a CDS encoding restriction endonuclease subunit S — translation MLTPTKDAVTVVEDAQYETAGLYSYARGLFRRPVIFGSETNYRQYNRLRSGQIVYSKLFGWEGAVASVPEEFDGIHVSHEFPTFEVDDTKLDPRYVRHYVTWPSFHAALSKEASGMGSRRQRVKPERFLSSQIPLPDLLEQRRIADKLDAAMGSISRVVQLKKESDALVRQHADALFGSIAEQRPLSSVLDESNDFVAVSPEKKYRTAGILNRGRGLFHRPVISGNETKYPRYNQLKSQQFVYSKLFGWEGSLAVVSADFNGIHVSHEFPTFDIDEEVADVSYMTHLARWDGLHHRLKDQGSGMGSRRQRVNVSRLLATEVPLPSLPAQRRIAERLTLARGVAEAGARQDADLETLRKGLLDAAFSGRL, via the coding sequence GTGCTAACGCCCACCAAGGACGCTGTCACGGTCGTTGAGGACGCTCAGTACGAAACGGCAGGCCTTTATAGCTACGCGCGCGGACTGTTTCGTCGTCCCGTAATCTTCGGTTCGGAGACAAATTACCGTCAATACAATCGCCTGCGATCCGGTCAAATCGTTTACAGCAAGCTCTTCGGGTGGGAAGGGGCCGTCGCATCTGTACCGGAAGAGTTTGACGGGATTCACGTCTCGCACGAGTTCCCGACATTCGAGGTCGATGACACAAAGCTCGATCCGCGATATGTGCGACATTATGTCACCTGGCCCAGCTTCCACGCTGCACTGAGCAAGGAAGCCTCGGGTATGGGGTCTCGGCGGCAACGAGTAAAACCCGAACGATTTCTGAGCAGTCAGATTCCGCTGCCCGACTTGCTGGAGCAACGCCGCATTGCCGACAAGCTGGACGCGGCGATGGGCAGTATTTCCCGAGTGGTACAGCTGAAGAAGGAGTCGGACGCGCTCGTGCGACAGCACGCAGATGCGCTATTTGGCTCCATCGCGGAGCAACGACCGCTTTCCAGTGTCCTCGACGAGAGCAATGACTTCGTCGCAGTCTCACCTGAGAAGAAGTATCGCACTGCCGGAATCCTGAACCGTGGGCGAGGCTTGTTCCACAGACCCGTGATCTCGGGAAATGAAACCAAATACCCGCGGTACAACCAGCTGAAGAGTCAGCAGTTCGTTTACAGCAAGCTTTTTGGCTGGGAGGGGTCGCTTGCCGTTGTTTCGGCGGATTTTAATGGAATTCACGTCTCGCACGAATTCCCTACATTCGATATCGATGAAGAGGTTGCTGACGTTTCCTATATGACTCATCTCGCGCGCTGGGATGGGCTGCACCACCGCCTTAAGGACCAAGGCAGTGGCATGGGATCTCGCCGTCAGCGAGTCAACGTGAGTCGACTGCTCGCCACGGAGGTTCCCCTCCCGTCGCTACCGGCACAGCGCCGCATCGCGGAGCGCCTCACACTAGCCCGGGGGGTCGCCGAGGCCGGCGCCCGGCAGGACGCCGACCTGGAAACGCTGCGTAAAGGGCTGCTCGACGCCGCCTTCTCCGGGCGCCTGTAG
- a CDS encoding PIN domain-containing protein, with protein sequence MARRRLSHEGTLVLDSEGFSKLLADDEQVVALIAEARSRGMEVVISALTIIEAVHARTNKSRLNWVLSGLRVVPVGDEEARAASKLLMNAGLHGHKYAIDAAVAEAALRQHRPVVMLTSDIDDMAKLCGERVRLVAV encoded by the coding sequence GTGGCCCGCCGCAGGCTGAGTCACGAGGGGACGCTGGTCCTCGACAGCGAGGGATTCTCGAAGCTGCTTGCCGACGACGAGCAGGTGGTGGCTCTGATCGCTGAGGCGCGCTCGCGCGGCATGGAGGTCGTGATCAGTGCGCTCACCATCATCGAGGCCGTCCACGCCCGTACGAACAAGTCCCGCTTGAATTGGGTGCTTTCCGGCCTGCGGGTCGTTCCCGTCGGCGACGAGGAGGCGAGGGCAGCCTCGAAGCTGCTGATGAATGCCGGATTGCACGGACACAAGTACGCGATCGATGCGGCCGTCGCCGAGGCCGCGCTGCGACAGCATCGCCCCGTGGTCATGCTGACTTCCGATATTGACGACATGGCCAAGCTGTGCGGCGAGCGGGTACGGCTCGTGGCGGTGTGA
- a CDS encoding TetR family transcriptional regulator, which produces MTAEVLDEFGFSGADINKITKRSGVTPGALYFHLQRDPTLRAGVLPHQ; this is translated from the coding sequence GTGACGGCCGAGGTGTTGGACGAGTTCGGATTCTCCGGCGCCGACATCAACAAGATCACGAAGCGGTCGGGAGTCACCCCGGGCGCCCTGTACTTCCACTTACAGAGGGACCCCACCCTGCGGGCAGGTGTCCTGCCTCACCAGTGA
- a CDS encoding class I SAM-dependent DNA methyltransferase: MTATRRKAAEKAPVTTQARLASLIKSARDTMRKDAGMNGDLDRLPQLSWLLFLKAFEERVEEEGEALNPGAYRRAIEKPYRWTDWATDEDLSGNELKTFVNDELIPYLAGLDREADRGAEDPRNVISLIFKDVVNRMQSGTLLRDLVNIVNKIHFVSHDDIHTMAFVYESILREMRDAAGDSGEFYTPRPVNRFMVRQSFLELGETILDPACGTGGFLVQAHEELEGRVKTETQQRELHANLKGIEKKPLPYLLASMNLLLHGVHAPRLRRENALLTMRNSQAADKVDVVLTNPPFGGEEESSVVTAFPSAFQTQETAWLFLYSILDQLKLDGRCAIVLPNSSLFASGENSIGAKIKKKLMKECNLHTVVRLPQGVFAPYTQIPSNILFFEKTGPTRDVWFYEIALPEGRRGYTKTKPQRLEEYDDCVAWWGGKSREGREAGERAWSVPAAEIIADGYNLDRANPHIGDELAHRTPEELVDELVKTEEEILELLQGLKAGLGETTS; encoded by the coding sequence ATGACAGCGACCAGAAGGAAAGCGGCGGAGAAGGCACCCGTCACTACTCAGGCCCGTCTCGCGTCCCTGATCAAGTCCGCGCGCGACACCATGCGCAAGGACGCCGGCATGAACGGCGACCTCGACCGGTTGCCGCAGCTGTCCTGGCTTCTGTTCCTCAAGGCGTTCGAGGAGCGCGTCGAGGAAGAGGGCGAGGCACTGAACCCGGGCGCATACCGCCGGGCGATCGAGAAGCCCTACCGTTGGACGGACTGGGCGACGGACGAGGATCTCAGCGGCAACGAGCTGAAGACCTTCGTCAACGACGAGCTCATCCCATACCTGGCGGGCCTGGATAGGGAGGCGGACCGGGGGGCGGAGGACCCGCGCAACGTCATCTCGCTGATCTTCAAGGACGTCGTCAACCGCATGCAATCGGGCACGCTGCTGCGTGACCTCGTGAACATCGTCAACAAGATCCACTTTGTTTCGCACGACGACATCCACACCATGGCGTTCGTCTACGAGTCGATCCTGCGGGAGATGCGCGACGCCGCAGGCGACTCCGGCGAGTTCTACACCCCGCGCCCCGTCAACCGCTTCATGGTGCGGCAGTCGTTCCTCGAACTCGGCGAGACGATCCTCGACCCGGCCTGCGGGACCGGCGGATTCCTGGTGCAGGCCCACGAGGAACTGGAGGGGAGGGTCAAGACCGAGACACAGCAGCGTGAGCTCCACGCGAACCTCAAGGGCATCGAGAAGAAGCCACTGCCGTACCTGCTCGCCTCGATGAACCTGCTCCTCCACGGCGTGCACGCCCCCCGCCTTCGCCGGGAGAACGCGCTCCTCACCATGCGGAACTCGCAGGCGGCGGACAAGGTCGACGTCGTCCTTACTAACCCGCCGTTCGGCGGGGAGGAGGAGTCGTCGGTCGTGACGGCCTTCCCGTCCGCCTTCCAGACACAGGAGACGGCCTGGCTCTTCCTGTACTCGATCCTGGACCAGCTAAAACTGGACGGCCGCTGTGCGATCGTCCTGCCGAACAGTTCGCTCTTCGCCTCCGGCGAGAACTCGATCGGCGCGAAGATCAAGAAGAAGCTGATGAAGGAGTGCAATCTGCACACCGTCGTCCGCCTGCCGCAGGGCGTCTTCGCGCCGTACACCCAGATTCCGTCTAACATCCTCTTCTTCGAGAAGACCGGCCCCACGCGGGACGTCTGGTTCTACGAGATCGCCCTCCCGGAGGGCCGCCGCGGCTACACCAAGACGAAGCCGCAGCGGCTGGAGGAGTACGACGACTGCGTGGCCTGGTGGGGCGGCAAATCCCGTGAAGGCCGCGAGGCGGGAGAGCGCGCGTGGTCGGTCCCAGCGGCGGAGATCATCGCGGACGGCTACAACCTCGACCGCGCCAACCCGCATATCGGCGACGAGTTGGCTCATCGCACGCCGGAGGAGCTGGTGGACGAGCTGGTGAAAACGGAGGAAGAGATCCTGGAGCTGTTGCAGGGACTCAAGGCGGGGCTCGGTGAAACCACGTCATGA
- a CDS encoding DUF262 domain-containing protein: MEGQMGSSQGSGRVTAPEPTIAPISTLAHRVLSGEIVLPKYQRAFVWEPEQVLYLLDSVRRNYPIGSLLMWRTSDRRLASGHEIAGLTAVPQVSGALVQYVIDGQQRLASLVGAMHGEGARWGIGFDLAREEFLYLTEETPAGAHVIPVRDLDSASSMMAWVLRDKPTDEHVRRAQALSDQFRGYQVPVVTMLEVTEEDSARIFERINSTGTRMDIVDLVRAGTWSSDFDIKEEIEQLLQVLDRKRYGRVDTKSMLRTISAAAGLGFSTKSIQDLRRLDRAELQDAVTEASKAAARAVDFLFTQIRTPRAEALPYYNQFAVLVELFRQLPKPSADQYAAIGRWFWLTASSEYFKGWRESQMTADLDAVSAFAAGQATEIETGAALPRDVLWQRTQFSRANAPTKLHVLLMSYEKPVDLNTGQAIDTDKALAGQNDKQFHHFFPRAFLKRRGVSAARANVCGNLIMLSAITNNNVSDSPPSVYLKDLIDWHGEDTLRARLRTCLVEEDAYQAALRDDYEGFLKARSRTLHARLIDLIGSAAEGGDGSRPDVTSMGAEGSEEPDPVPDDAEPFDRDSVD; encoded by the coding sequence GTGGAGGGGCAGATGGGGTCATCTCAGGGCTCTGGGCGCGTCACAGCGCCTGAACCGACGATTGCGCCGATTTCGACGCTCGCGCACCGCGTGCTGTCCGGAGAGATCGTTCTTCCGAAGTATCAGCGGGCGTTCGTTTGGGAGCCGGAACAGGTTCTTTATCTGCTGGACTCGGTTCGCCGGAACTATCCCATCGGCAGTTTGCTGATGTGGCGTACGTCCGACCGTAGGCTGGCCAGCGGTCACGAGATTGCTGGACTGACCGCTGTCCCGCAGGTTTCCGGGGCTCTGGTGCAGTACGTCATCGATGGACAGCAGCGGCTGGCGAGCCTTGTGGGCGCGATGCACGGTGAGGGGGCACGGTGGGGGATCGGATTCGACCTGGCCCGTGAGGAGTTCCTGTACCTCACTGAGGAGACCCCGGCCGGTGCGCACGTAATTCCCGTGCGCGACCTGGACTCGGCGAGCTCGATGATGGCGTGGGTGCTGAGGGATAAACCGACCGACGAGCACGTGCGTCGTGCTCAGGCACTGAGCGATCAGTTCCGCGGGTACCAGGTGCCGGTCGTGACCATGCTCGAGGTCACCGAGGAAGACTCGGCCCGCATCTTCGAGCGGATCAACAGCACGGGCACGAGGATGGACATCGTCGATCTTGTGCGAGCCGGGACCTGGTCGAGCGACTTCGACATCAAGGAGGAGATCGAACAGCTGCTGCAGGTCCTCGACCGGAAGCGGTACGGCCGGGTCGACACCAAGTCGATGCTCCGCACGATCTCCGCAGCCGCCGGTCTGGGGTTCTCCACGAAGTCCATCCAGGACCTGAGGCGTCTCGACCGCGCAGAGTTGCAGGACGCGGTGACCGAGGCCAGCAAGGCGGCCGCTCGAGCGGTCGACTTCCTTTTCACTCAGATCCGGACCCCTCGCGCCGAGGCTCTGCCGTACTACAACCAGTTCGCGGTCCTGGTGGAGTTGTTCCGGCAGCTCCCCAAGCCGTCCGCCGATCAATACGCGGCGATCGGCCGGTGGTTCTGGCTGACGGCGAGCAGCGAGTACTTCAAGGGCTGGCGCGAGTCGCAGATGACTGCCGACCTTGACGCAGTGAGCGCCTTCGCCGCCGGCCAGGCGACGGAGATCGAGACCGGGGCGGCCCTGCCGCGCGACGTGCTTTGGCAGCGGACGCAGTTCTCACGTGCCAACGCGCCAACCAAGCTGCACGTCTTGCTGATGTCGTACGAAAAGCCGGTGGACCTCAACACCGGTCAGGCCATCGACACTGACAAGGCGCTGGCCGGGCAGAACGACAAGCAGTTCCACCACTTCTTCCCGCGCGCCTTTCTGAAGCGACGCGGAGTGAGCGCGGCTCGAGCGAACGTGTGCGGAAATCTGATCATGTTGAGCGCGATCACCAATAACAACGTCTCCGACTCTCCGCCCTCCGTGTATCTCAAGGACTTGATCGACTGGCACGGCGAGGACACTCTGAGAGCTCGGCTGCGGACCTGTCTCGTCGAGGAGGACGCCTACCAGGCTGCTCTGCGAGATGACTACGAGGGCTTCTTGAAGGCTCGCTCGCGGACCCTGCACGCGCGTCTGATCGACCTGATCGGATCGGCGGCCGAGGGCGGTGATGGCTCAAGGCCGGACGTCACGTCGATGGGTGCCGAGGGGTCCGAGGAGCCCGACCCCGTACCTGACGACGCGGAGCCGTTCGACCGCGACTCGGTCGACTGA